One genomic window of Candidatus Omnitrophota bacterium includes the following:
- a CDS encoding ATP-binding protein translates to MSPYSYPPLIAGFSIMALGVFVFLHNKKAALNRVFALMCFSIFIWLGSYTIAFSVRSKELALFWARFSYIGVIFIPITVHHISVLFLNALDTVNKKLIFVSYILGFLFLIISRTPLFFNDVYSYFWGYYPKAEILYIPFLAFFVFFYGRGLLLLLLYLLRRFPANYYDARKYGQNKYVFWALAIAVLASIDYIAKFGIQFYPFGYIFMTCYVVILAYAIVAHQLMDIEVIIKKTLVFAGLLASVFAILILPTLIIQEYLLRGAGTTARLIGLTISGIIIIVTMRRIETFLVNVTDKYLFQKKYNYKELLRTFTGEVLTVLDMDSLVNLTVNKLSDIVKLTSCAVLLLDEDKQQFNVMASQGIKDPTVTLVRPDGIVTFLEQTHGYLLRSDLAEKKVLIPDSIQEIIAKLNAELIIPMVLHEEVMGVLSLGKKKSDESYTQDDLDILLPLAKTLAIAISNAKLFVELGKTQAEAAQKEKMAVIGTLSAGINHEICNPLGIARGQCEAFLLNIKDGLYKEIKTDDLLEKAKEIMRKVIKETDRATAITKKLSTFAKPAKGESELVTIEKEIDDVIGLVGYELKLEKIEIVKNLQDNLPNIMVDRKQFQEVLFNLIRNAGQAIGEKGKVTVTGYKEKGRVFIDIQDTGSGIPEDKLKMLFNPFFTTKEPGKGTGLGLFIVRQVVEKNGGKIYLKSSKVGEGTTFTIEFPMATAEKVKV, encoded by the coding sequence ATGTCACCATATTCATATCCACCACTTATAGCCGGGTTTTCCATAATGGCACTGGGCGTATTTGTTTTTTTGCACAATAAGAAAGCCGCGCTCAATAGAGTTTTTGCACTTATGTGCTTCAGTATTTTTATTTGGCTCGGAAGTTATACAATAGCTTTCTCGGTAAGGTCTAAAGAGCTTGCGTTATTTTGGGCACGCTTCAGTTATATAGGTGTAATTTTTATACCGATCACAGTTCACCATATTTCGGTACTATTTTTGAATGCCCTCGACACCGTCAATAAAAAATTAATTTTTGTTAGCTACATATTGGGTTTCCTATTTTTAATTATTAGCAGAACGCCGCTTTTTTTTAACGACGTCTATTCTTATTTTTGGGGATATTATCCAAAGGCAGAAATTCTTTATATCCCTTTCCTCGCGTTTTTCGTATTTTTTTATGGAAGAGGATTATTGCTGCTTTTGTTGTATTTATTGCGTCGCTTTCCAGCCAATTACTACGACGCTCGCAAGTATGGCCAAAACAAATATGTATTTTGGGCTCTTGCCATTGCCGTCCTGGCATCAATAGATTATATAGCAAAGTTTGGAATTCAATTTTATCCTTTTGGTTATATTTTTATGACGTGCTATGTTGTAATTTTGGCGTATGCCATTGTGGCCCATCAGTTGATGGATATAGAAGTCATTATAAAGAAGACCCTCGTCTTCGCCGGTCTTCTTGCCTCGGTCTTCGCTATACTGATACTCCCTACCCTTATCATCCAGGAATATCTCCTTAGAGGTGCTGGAACTACTGCCCGGCTTATAGGCCTTACCATAAGCGGTATCATTATAATAGTTACCATGCGTCGTATCGAAACCTTCCTAGTAAACGTCACCGACAAATACCTCTTCCAGAAGAAGTATAACTATAAGGAACTCCTCAGGACATTCACTGGAGAGGTATTGACGGTCCTGGATATGGACAGCCTGGTCAATCTCACCGTGAATAAACTCTCGGATATAGTAAAACTCACTTCATGCGCTGTGCTACTATTGGATGAGGATAAACAGCAATTCAACGTGATGGCATCGCAAGGTATCAAGGACCCGACCGTCACACTGGTACGCCCGGATGGCATAGTTACATTCCTGGAGCAGACGCACGGCTACTTATTGAGGTCAGACCTTGCGGAGAAGAAGGTATTGATACCTGACTCTATCCAGGAGATCATTGCAAAACTCAATGCTGAGCTGATCATACCTATGGTCCTGCATGAAGAAGTGATGGGGGTACTCTCACTCGGCAAGAAGAAATCTGACGAAAGCTACACCCAGGACGACCTTGACATACTACTACCGCTTGCCAAGACGCTCGCCATAGCCATCTCCAACGCGAAACTCTTCGTGGAGCTTGGCAAGACGCAGGCCGAGGCCGCCCAGAAGGAGAAGATGGCGGTCATCGGGACGCTCTCGGCAGGTATCAACCACGAGATCTGTAACCCGCTCGGTATCGCGCGGGGGCAGTGCGAGGCATTCCTCCTTAATATCAAGGACGGCTTATATAAAGAGATAAAGACCGATGACCTGCTCGAAAAGGCGAAGGAGATAATGAGAAAAGTCATAAAGGAGACCGACCGGGCTACCGCCATCACCAAGAAGTTATCGACGTTCGCTAAGCCGGCAAAGGGCGAGTCGGAGCTCGTTACGATCGAGAAGGAGATAGACGACGTCATAGGGCTCGTCGGCTACGAGTTGAAACTGGAGAAGATAGAGATAGTGAAGAACCTCCAGGATAACCTTCCCAATATCATGGTAGACAGGAAGCAGTTCCAGGAGGTCCTCTTCAACCTCATACGGAACGCGGGCCAGGCGATAGGCGAGAAGGGCAAGGTGACCGTAACGGGATATAAGGAGAAGGGCAGGGTATTCATCGACATTCAGGATACCGGCTCCGGTATCCCCGAGGATAAGCTTAAGATGTTATTTAACCCTTTCTTCACCACGAAGGAGCCGGGCAAGGGGACAGGGCTTGGGCTCTTCATCGTCCGGCAGGTGGTCGAGAAGAACGGCGGCAAGATATATCTCAAGAGCAGCAAGGTCGGCGAGGGTACGACGTTCACCATCGAGTTCCCTATGGCCACCGCAGAGAAGGTAAAGGTATAA
- a CDS encoding NAD(P)/FAD-dependent oxidoreductase translates to MNSKNKFDVVIIGSGIGGLVCGCYLAKHGLNVLIVERQTSPGGYCSSFKRDGFTFDVGVHYLGSCGDGRMLRKVFDELELSNSLKFNRINPSDVIIFPDFEVPIRNDCFETADKLCQVFPQEKSNIVSFFETINEKNFLKIYSEFRNQTFKEMLDRYFKKDELKSFFQVLLGNVGLPSSKVAAITAIVMYRQFVFDGGYYPTGSMQAIPNALVSRFKSYGGTILFSATATSLKVKNKKVTGVVINKEEIVHSKYVVSNSDAKSLFEIIENKETAPNRLREKLNTLKTSISAFIVYLGVKSISCSHKSSVWFFNTYDVDKVYLKAYEGIFDPADDYCICTFPSFHDDTLAPSGYDSMSIIIAAPSENKTKEFIWSKEKETVTEILIGRVKRNLLPNLNEIKIKIAATPSTLERYTLNNGGALYGWASTLDQIDAGIVPQKTFFENLYMAGHWVTPGLGQGGVTGVAFSGRSAAKRILLLEKKQNLELVRN, encoded by the coding sequence ATGAATAGCAAAAACAAATTTGATGTAGTCATAATTGGCTCTGGTATAGGAGGGCTAGTATGCGGATGTTACCTTGCTAAGCACGGGTTGAATGTGCTGATAGTAGAACGTCAAACATCTCCAGGGGGGTATTGTTCTTCGTTTAAAAGAGACGGTTTTACCTTCGACGTGGGAGTTCATTATTTGGGTAGTTGCGGTGATGGAAGGATGCTTCGCAAGGTTTTTGATGAATTAGAACTTTCAAACAGTTTAAAGTTTAATAGAATAAATCCTTCTGATGTAATTATTTTTCCAGACTTTGAGGTACCAATAAGAAACGATTGCTTTGAAACAGCCGATAAGCTATGTCAGGTTTTTCCACAAGAAAAAAGCAACATTGTATCTTTCTTCGAAACGATTAACGAAAAAAACTTCCTTAAAATATATAGCGAATTTCGAAACCAAACATTTAAAGAAATGCTCGATAGATATTTTAAAAAAGATGAATTAAAATCGTTTTTCCAAGTTTTATTAGGTAATGTTGGGCTCCCATCATCAAAAGTTGCGGCCATAACGGCGATAGTCATGTATAGACAGTTTGTGTTTGATGGAGGTTATTATCCCACAGGCTCAATGCAAGCCATTCCTAATGCGCTTGTGTCAAGATTTAAAAGTTACGGCGGGACTATCTTATTTTCAGCTACTGCAACTTCATTGAAGGTTAAAAATAAAAAGGTTACAGGAGTTGTTATTAATAAGGAAGAGATTGTACATTCAAAATATGTAGTATCCAATTCAGATGCAAAGAGTTTGTTTGAAATTATTGAAAATAAAGAGACCGCTCCAAATAGGTTACGAGAGAAGTTAAATACATTGAAGACATCTATCTCAGCTTTCATTGTGTATCTTGGAGTTAAAAGCATTTCATGTTCACACAAAAGCAGCGTTTGGTTTTTTAATACGTATGACGTAGACAAGGTGTACCTTAAGGCATATGAAGGCATTTTTGATCCCGCCGACGATTATTGTATATGCACATTTCCTTCATTTCACGATGATACATTGGCGCCTAGCGGTTATGATTCTATGAGCATAATAATTGCAGCTCCGTCAGAGAATAAAACAAAAGAGTTTATTTGGAGCAAGGAAAAAGAAACGGTTACAGAAATATTAATTGGCCGCGTCAAAAGAAACTTGTTGCCCAATCTCAATGAGATAAAAATCAAAATAGCGGCTACGCCTTCTACCTTAGAACGATATACGCTGAATAACGGCGGCGCTCTTTACGGCTGGGCTTCCACCCTTGACCAAATAGACGCCGGCATAGTTCCACAAAAAACTTTTTTTGAAAATCTGTATATGGCAGGCCACTGGGTTACTCCTGGACTAGGACAGGGGGGTGTAACAGGTGTTGCTTTTTCAGGACGCAGTGCGGCGAAAAGAATATTGTTATTAGAAAAGAAGCAGAATTTAGAGCTCGTGAGAAACTAA
- a CDS encoding response regulator, with product MAKPRIVAIDDEAEFIDMLQKYFEPRGYEISVAIRGAKGIELVKEKKPDVVVMDLKMPGIDGDEVLRLLKSLVPSPRVIFVTAYDDGGKTKARLLKLGAFACMDKPLPSLRDLEETINRATQ from the coding sequence ATGGCAAAACCAAGGATAGTGGCGATAGACGACGAGGCGGAATTCATCGACATGCTCCAGAAGTACTTCGAGCCGAGGGGATACGAGATCTCGGTGGCGATACGCGGGGCAAAGGGGATAGAGCTCGTGAAAGAGAAGAAGCCGGACGTCGTCGTGATGGACTTAAAGATGCCCGGGATAGACGGCGACGAGGTGCTGCGGCTCCTGAAGTCGCTTGTGCCGTCGCCCAGGGTGATATTCGTGACTGCGTACGACGACGGGGGAAAGACGAAGGCGCGGCTTTTGAAGCTGGGGGCATTCGCATGCATGGATAAGCCCTTACCGTCGCTTAGGGACTTAGAGGAGACGATTAACCGGGCAACGCAATAA